A region from the Candidatus Tenderia electrophaga genome encodes:
- a CDS encoding methyltransferase, which produces MTILEYLAGNPAFFITAVALLGATVGSFLNVVVHRLPIMMERQWRQQCAELEHAEAPEQIQEPFNLAKPDSRCPHCGHKIRAWENIPVLSYLFLKARCAGCGAKISPRYPIIETVTALLSGLAAWHFGLAWETAGALLLTWGLIPLTMIDIDHQLLPDSITLPFLWLGLGLNLFGLYTDLSAAVIGAIAGYLSLWSVYWGFKLLTGKEGMGYGDFKLLALLGAWMGWQQLPAIILLSSVVGAAIGIGMVLMRGRDHTIPIPFGPYLAIAGLIVFYWGDDITGAYLRFSGLT; this is translated from the coding sequence ATGACGATTCTCGAATACCTGGCCGGTAATCCCGCCTTTTTCATCACGGCCGTCGCCCTCCTGGGGGCGACCGTCGGCAGTTTTCTGAATGTGGTCGTCCACCGCCTGCCCATCATGATGGAACGGCAGTGGCGCCAGCAGTGCGCCGAGCTGGAGCATGCGGAGGCACCCGAACAGATCCAGGAACCGTTCAACCTGGCCAAGCCTGATTCGCGCTGCCCCCATTGCGGCCACAAGATTCGCGCCTGGGAAAACATCCCCGTCCTCAGTTACCTGTTTTTGAAGGCCCGCTGCGCCGGCTGCGGTGCCAAGATCTCCCCGCGCTACCCCATTATCGAAACCGTCACCGCCCTGCTCTCCGGCCTTGCCGCCTGGCACTTCGGCCTGGCCTGGGAGACGGCCGGCGCCCTGTTGCTGACCTGGGGCCTGATCCCGCTGACCATGATCGACATCGATCATCAGCTCCTGCCCGACAGTATCACCCTGCCCTTTCTTTGGCTCGGCCTGGGCTTGAACCTGTTCGGGCTCTACACCGATCTCAGCGCGGCGGTTATCGGCGCCATCGCCGGTTATCTCAGTCTCTGGAGTGTCTACTGGGGCTTTAAGCTGCTCACCGGCAAGGAGGGCATGGGTTACGGCGATTTCAAGCTGCTGGCCCTGCTGGGGGCGTGGATGGGCTGGCAGCAATTGCCGGCCATCATCCTGCTCTCGTCAGTGGTGGGCGCCGCGATTGGAATCGGCATGGTGCTGATGCGCGGCCGTGATCATACCATCCCGATCCCCTTTGGGCCCTATCTCGCCATCGCCGGATTGATTGTCTTTTATTGGGGTGATGACATTACCGGGGCCTATTTGCGCTTTAGTGGTTTGACCTGA
- a CDS encoding type II secretion system protein F, with protein MAEKTASLDTFIWEGTDKRGNRAKGEIRGNSPTLVKAELRRQGVNPLKVKKKPKPLFGGAAKKKKITAKDIAVFSRQMATMMSSGVPLVQAFEIVGRGHENPAMQEMLMRIKTDIEGGASLAEALAKYPNQFDGLYCNLVNAGEQAGILESLLHKIAIYKEKIEAIKGKIKKALFYPAAVIVAAIIVTGILLYFVVPQFAALFKGFGADLPAMTQIVIDMSNFMVESWYIVVGGIAAIVYAFTQAKKKSQKFRDFLDRFALKAPIFGEIIRKATIARFARTLSTMFAAGVPLVEAMTTVAGAAGNVVYSNAILRMRDEISTGISLQQSMRQSQLFPNMVVQLVAIGEEAGSIDAMLAKIADFYEEEVDNAVDGLSSLMEPLIMAFLGVIIGGLVVAMYLPIFKMGEVV; from the coding sequence ATGGCTGAAAAAACGGCTTCACTCGACACCTTTATCTGGGAAGGCACAGATAAGCGCGGCAATCGCGCCAAGGGTGAAATCCGAGGCAATTCACCCACCCTAGTGAAGGCGGAACTGCGTCGTCAGGGCGTCAATCCGCTAAAAGTCAAAAAGAAGCCTAAACCGCTATTCGGGGGGGCCGCCAAAAAGAAAAAGATCACCGCCAAGGACATCGCTGTCTTCAGTCGCCAAATGGCCACCATGATGAGTTCAGGGGTGCCGTTGGTACAGGCCTTCGAAATCGTCGGCCGTGGCCACGAAAATCCTGCCATGCAGGAAATGTTGATGCGGATTAAAACCGATATCGAGGGCGGTGCTTCCCTGGCAGAAGCACTTGCCAAGTATCCCAATCAATTCGACGGTCTGTACTGTAACTTGGTCAATGCCGGTGAACAGGCGGGTATACTGGAAAGCCTGCTGCACAAGATTGCTATTTATAAAGAAAAAATCGAGGCCATTAAGGGCAAAATCAAAAAGGCCCTTTTTTACCCCGCAGCGGTTATCGTCGCGGCCATCATCGTAACCGGTATTTTGCTGTATTTTGTCGTGCCCCAATTCGCTGCATTATTCAAAGGATTTGGCGCCGACCTCCCTGCCATGACCCAGATCGTCATTGATATGTCTAACTTCATGGTCGAATCCTGGTATATCGTGGTCGGGGGCATTGCAGCAATCGTCTACGCATTTACCCAGGCAAAAAAGAAATCTCAAAAATTTCGAGATTTTCTCGATCGCTTTGCCCTTAAGGCCCCCATCTTCGGTGAAATCATCCGCAAGGCCACCATCGCCCGCTTTGCCCGCACCCTCTCCACCATGTTCGCCGCCGGCGTGCCCTTGGTGGAGGCCATGACCACCGTCGCCGGCGCTGCCGGCAACGTGGTCTACTCCAACGCCATCCTGCGTATGCGTGACGAAATCTCCACCGGCATCTCCCTGCAGCAGTCCATGCGCCAGAGCCAGTTGTTTCCCAACATGGTGGTGCAGCTGGTGGCCATCGGTGAAGAGGCCGGATCGATCGACGCCATGCTGGCCAAGATCGCCGATTTCTATGAAGAAGAGGTCGACAATGCCGTAGACGGCCTCAGCAGTCTCATGGAACCCCTGATCATGGCCTTTCTCGGCGTCATTATCGGCGGTCTGGTCGTCGCCATGTACCTGCCGATCTTCAAGATGGGCGAGGTCGTTTAA